Within the Angustibacter sp. Root456 genome, the region ACCACCTCGACCACCCGGTGCGCTGGGCGCACGTCGCCGAGGTGGCCGACATCAGCGAGCTGCTGCGCGGTGACGAGCTGATCCTCACCACCGGCGTGGCGCTGCCGCGCACCGACGAGGGCATCGTGGAGTTCGTGCGCACGCTGGCGGCCCTGCCGGTCGCCGGCCTGGTCGTCGAGCTCGGCCGGGCGTACGCCGGGCGGGTGCCGAGCGCGATGGTGCGAGCGGCCGAGCGCAGCGGCCTGCCGCTGATCGAGCTCACCCAGCCGGTCGCCTTCATCGAGGTCACCGAGGCCGTGCACAGCCTGGTCATCGACGGGCAGATCAGCTCGCTGCGCCAGGCGCAGGCGCTGCACGAGACCTTCACCGAGCTCGCCGTCGAGGGCGCCGACACCGCCGAGATCGTGCGGCAGGCCGCCCGGATGGCCGGCGCACCCGTCGTCCTGGAGACGCCCGGTCACCTGGTGGTGGAGCACGATGCCGCGGGACACGACGACAGCACGTTGCTGTCGCGCTGGCAGCAGCGCTCGCGCGCGGTGCGCGTCCCCGGTCGGGCCGGGGTCGACCCCCTCTCCGGGTGGGTCGTGGCCACGGTGGGGGCGCGCGGCGAGGACTGGGGCCGGCTGGTGCTCGTACGCCCTCCGGACGACCCGCACCCGCACGACCTCATGCTCGTCGAGCGCACGGCCACCACGCTGGCCCTGCAGCGGCTGATCGCCCGCGACCGCGAGGGCCTGGAGCGACAGACGCACCGCACGCTGCTCACGGCCCTGATGGAGCACCAGCACCCCGACGCCGAGATCGGCCTGCGGGCCCGGGCGCTCGGGGTGCCGCTGGAGGGCCGCCGCCTGCTGGGTGCCGTGGTGCGCTGGCGCGAGCCCAGGTCGGCCGCCACCCTGGCCACGCAGGCGCGGCTGCGCGATCTCGCCGACGCCGTGGCGCAGGCGGCCCGCGACGCCGGCACCGCCGCCCTCATCGGGTCGATCGACGAGCGCAGCGTGGGCGTGCTCGTGGCACTCGACCGGCGCGACGACGACTCCGCGCTGCTCGGCCGGCTGGCCCACGCCGTGGAGCGCGTGGTGCGCTACCGCCTCGCGGGCGCCGACAACCGCCAGCTGCTGCTGGCAGCCGGCACGGTGGTCGCAGGGTTGCGCGACGCCCGCCGCAGCGTGGTCGAGGCCCAGCAGGTGGCGGACGCGGCGTCGCACCTGCCGTGGGCGCCGGGGTTCGTGCGGCTGCACGACGTGGGCGTGCGGGGGCTGCTCGCCCTGCTGCGCGGGGACGCCCGCATCGAGACCTTCGTCGAGCGCGAGCTCGGGCCCTTGCTCGAGCGGGGCGACGACCTGGTGGGCGTGCTGCGCGCCTACCTCGACGCCGGCCGCAACAAGTCGGCGGCCGCGAGCGCCCTGCACCTGTCGCGACCGGCTTTCTACGACCGCCTGACGCGGCTGGGCCAGGTGCTCGGCGTCGACCTCGACGACGTCGAGACCTGCCTGGCCCTGCACGTGGCGCTGCTGGCCCGCGACACTGCCTGACCAGAGCGCGAATTCGGGCCGGATCTCGGGGACATCCCCGATAGCGTCGTGCGTGCGCTCTGCCGCACAGTGAGGTGCGCCCGTCGGGGGTGCAGCCGGCAGCCCGCCGGCAGTGGGGTGCTCGTCAGCGAGGGGGTCACATGGTCAGCCTGACCGCACCGGTGAGCCGGTGGATCGGACGTCGGCTGCTCACCCGGGCGGCGTCGTCCGGTGGTGTTGACCTGTCACGGATCTCGGTGGTCCCGAAGGCGTTCAAGGTGCCCTTCCAGCGCGAGGGGCTCGACCCTCGGGTGCGCGTGGGCGCCCGCCGGGAGCGGCCGCCGGTGAGCCGGCTCATGCACGTGTTCGGGCTCAACGTCTGGCTCGTCACGGGTTACCCCGAGGCGCGGGCGGTGCTCGCCGACACGACGAGCTACAGCAACGACATCCGGCCCATGGTGGCCAGCGCCGGCAGCACGCCAGTGCACTCGATCGGCGGCCTGGGTTTCACCGACCCGCCGGTGCACACGCGCCTGCGCGGCCTGCTCACCCCCGAGTTCACCAAGCGGCGACTGGCCCGGCTGCAGCCGCGGATCGAGCAGATCGTGCACCACCAGCTCGACGTCGCGCAGGAGGCCGGCGAAGTGTCCGACCTGGTACGCGCGTTCGCGTTCCCGGTGCCGTTCCAGGTGATCTGCGAGCTGCTCGGTGTGCCGCTGGAGGAGCGTGAGGAGTTCCGCGCGATGGGCGCCGCCCGCTTCGACCTGTCGCAGGGCGGGGCCGGGCTGTTCGGTGCGGCCTCGAAGTCGCGCGAGTTCCTGTTCCAGGTGGTCGCCGAGCAGCGGGCCGAGCCCGGCGACGGGCTCATCGGCGCCCTCATCCGCGACCACGGCGACGAGCTGGAGGACGTCGACCTCGCGGGCCTGGCCGACGGTGTGTTCCTCGGTGGCTACGAGACGTCGGCGAGCATGTTGGCGCTCGGCACGCTCGTGCTCACCCAGCACCCCGAGGCGCTCGAGCTCGCCCGGCGCGGCGGCGCGGAGCTCGACGCCGTCGTCGAGGAGCTGCTGCGCTACCTCGGCGTGGTGCAGACGGCCTTCCCCCGCTTCGCCCGGTACGACCTCGAGCTGTTCGGCCACGAGGTGCGTCGCGGCGACGTCGTGCTCGTCTCGCTCAGCGGCGCCAACCGCGACGAGCGCCTGGCGTCGGGGGCGGTTCGCTTCGACCCGACGCGCGAGCCGGGCTCGCACCTGGCGTTCGGCCACGGCTTCCACCGCTGCGTGGGGTCCGAGCTCGCGCGCATGGAGCTGCGGACGGCGTTTCGCGCCATCGCCGAGCGCTTCCCGGACGTCGAGCTGGCCTGCTCACCCGACGACCTGACGTTTCGGGAGCTGTCGGTGGTGTACGGCATCGAGTCGTTGCCCGTGCGCCTGCGACCGGCGCAGCCGCGCTCAGCCGTCGACGCCCCGAGCCGCCAGCAGCTCTGAGCGGTCGGCGGCGTAGCCGACCATCCACGTGGGGCGGTACCGGTACATCGCGATGTCGTCGGGCCCGTCACCCCACTCCAGCGGCGAGCTGCCGTAGTGCGCCGTCCAGTGCTCGAGCACGGGCGCCCAGTCGGCGTCCGCCGGCTGCATCCGCTCGACCCGGCCGTGGCTGAACACCGCCAGCTGCTCGCCGTCGACGTGCGCCACGCTGACGGCCGGCCGGGCGGCCATGTGCCGCGCCTTGGCCGCGGTGCCGCTCGTGCCGAACGACCAGGTGCCGTGCAGGAAGTGCCCGTCGAGCGCGCTGATCCGCGGCTCCCCCCGCGCCGTCACGGTGGCCACCGTGATGACCTTCATGCCGGTGAGCAGGCCGACGAGGTCGCGCGCCGTGAGGCGGCGATCGTCCCCGATGATGCCGCGCAGGTGGTCAGTCGCCTCGCCGTACGACGCGTCCAGCAGTCGTTGCAGGGCCTCGATCTCCGCCTCGGTCTCGTACATGGCCGCCACGCTAGAGCCAGCCGCCGACAGACTGGACGAAGCGCAACGCCAGCAACGTCGTCGCGCCCGGCCGGGCCCTCAGACGTCGCAGGGGCCCCACACGCCGGTGGCAGGTCAGGAGTCGAGGTTCGCCATGACGTGCTTGAGGCGCGTGTAGTCCTCGAATCCGTACATCGACAGGTCCTTGCCGTACCCGCTGTGCTTGAAGCCGCCGTGCGGCATCTCGGCGACCAGCGGGATGTGGGTGTTGATCCAGACGCAGCCGAAGTCCAGCGCCTTGCTCATCCGCATCGCCTTGCCGAAGTCCTTGGTCCACACCGACGACGCCAGGCCGTAGTTGACGCCGTTCGCCCAGGCGACGGCCTGGGCCTCGTCACTGAACTGCTGCACCGTGATCACCGGGCCGAAGATCTCGTTCTGGATCGCCTCGTCGTCCTGGCGCAGGCCGTCGAGCACCGTCGGCTGGTAGAAGAAGCCGTCACCGAGCCCCTCGACCCGTGCGCCGCCCGCCGCGATGCGCGCGTGGTCGGGGAGCCGGTCGACGAAGCCCGCGACGCGGCCGAGCTGGTGCACGTTGTTGACCGGGCCGAGCAGCGCGTCCTCGTCGTCCGGCAGGCCCACCTTGGCCGCACGCGCCTGCTCGGCCAGCGCGGCCACGAAGTCGTCGTGGATGCCGGGGGCGGCGAGCACGCGCGTCGCCGCGGTGCAGTCCTGGCCGGCGTTGAAGTAGCCCGCGACGGCGATCGCCTCGGCCGCGGCCTCGAGGTCGGCGTCGTCGAAGACCACCACCGGCGCCTTCCCGCCGAGCTCGAGGTGCACCCGCTTGACGTCGCGCGCGGCCGAGCCCGCCACCTCCATGCCGGCGCGCACCGAGCCGGTGATCGACACCATGGCCGGAATCTCGTGCTCCACCAGCGCACGGCCGGTGTCGCGGTTGCCCGTGATGACGTTCAGCACCCCCGGGGGCAGGAACTCGGCCGCGATCTCGGCCATCAGCAGGGTCGTCTCGGGTGTGGTGTCGCTCGGCTTCAGCACCACCGTGTTGCCGGCCGCCAGGGCGGGCGCAAACTTCCAGACCGCCATCATCATCGGGTAGTTCCACGGCGTGACCTGGCCGATGACACCGATGGGCTCGCGGCGGACCCACGACGTGTGGCCCTTCAGGTACTCGCCGGCCGAGCGGCCCTCGAGCACCCGCGCAGCACCGGCGAAGAACCGGATCTGGTCGACCATCGGCGGGATCTCCTCGCTCGCGGTCAGGGCGCGCGGCTTGCCGGTGTTCTCCGACTCCAGGGCGATGAGCTCGTCGGCGCGGGCCTCGATCGCGTCGGCGATCTTGAGCAGGGCCTGCTGGCGCTCGCTCGGCGTGGTCTGACCCCACGTCTCGAAGGCCTGCGCCGCCGCCCGGTAGGCACGGTCGACGTCCTGCTCGCTCGACACCGGCGCCTCGGCCACGACCTGGCCGGTGGCCGGGTTGACCAGCTCGAGGCTGGTGCGGGCGTCGGGGTCGACGTGCTCGCCGCCGACGAAGTTGCGCAGGCGACGGGGGGTGACGGTGCTCGGCTGGCTCACTGCGGCTCCTGTCGTGGCACGGGTAGCCGCCGGACGTCGGCGGCCTCTCGCGACACTAGCGTGCGGACGCCGGTATCGACAGTCTACGGCCCGCAACCCATAGGAATCAGTCGCCAACTCCGCGATCAGCGACGGAATCACTTGCCTTTGCGGCACGGGTACGAGAGGATCGGGCCGTGACTTCCAGGGCCGGCAACGGCAGCGCGCTCGACGAGGTGTCGAAGCGCATCATCGAGCAGCTGCAGGAGGACGGCCGCCGTCCCTACGCCGCGATCGGCAAGGCGGTCGGCCTGTCCGAGGCCGCCGTGCGCCAACGCGTGCAGCGGCTGCTCGACGCCGGAGTCATGCAGATCGTGGCGGTCACCGACCCGCTCCAGGTGGGCTTCAGCCGCCAGGCCATGATCGGCATCCGCGCCGAAGGCGACCTCACCGCTGTCGCCGACCAGCTCGCTGACATGCCCGAGGTCGACTACGTCGTCGTCACGGCCGGCAGCTTCGACCTGCTGGTCGAGGCCGTCTGCGAGAACGACGACGCCCTGCTCGACCTCATCAGCACGCGCATCCGCACCACCCCGGGCGTCCGCACCACCGAGACGTTCGTCTACCTGAAGCTGCGTAAGCAGCTCTACAACTGGGGAACTCGATGACCACCACTCCGCAGGACATCTCCGGCCCCGACGAGCCGGGCACCACGCCGCGCGGCACGCACCGGGAGGACGCCGCCCGCGACCACCTCTGGATGCACTTCACCCGGCACTCGGTGTACGAGGGTGGCGGCCACGTGCCGATCATCGTGCGCGGTGAGGGCGCGAAGATCTACGACGCCAACGGCAAGGAGTACATCGACGGCCTCGCCGGCCTGTTCACGGTGCAGGTGGGTCACGGCCGCACGGAGCTCGCCGAGGCGGCGGCCAAGCAGGCGGCCGAGCTGGCGTTCTTCCCGCTGTGGTCGTACGCGCACCCGATGGCCATCGACCTCGCCGAGCGGCTGGCCCACGAGGCTCCCGGCGACCTCAACCGCGTCTTCTTCACCACCGGTGGTGGCGAGGCCGTCGAGACGGCCTGGAAGCTGGCCAAGCAGTACTTCAAGCTCGTCGGCAAGCCCACCAAGCACAAGGTGATCAGCCGCGCGGTGGCCTACCACGGCACGCCCCAGGGCGCGCTGT harbors:
- a CDS encoding PucR family transcriptional regulator, yielding MLPTLGAVLELPVLAAGRPHVVAGADHLDHPVRWAHVAEVADISELLRGDELILTTGVALPRTDEGIVEFVRTLAALPVAGLVVELGRAYAGRVPSAMVRAAERSGLPLIELTQPVAFIEVTEAVHSLVIDGQISSLRQAQALHETFTELAVEGADTAEIVRQAARMAGAPVVLETPGHLVVEHDAAGHDDSTLLSRWQQRSRAVRVPGRAGVDPLSGWVVATVGARGEDWGRLVLVRPPDDPHPHDLMLVERTATTLALQRLIARDREGLERQTHRTLLTALMEHQHPDAEIGLRARALGVPLEGRRLLGAVVRWREPRSAATLATQARLRDLADAVAQAARDAGTAALIGSIDERSVGVLVALDRRDDDSALLGRLAHAVERVVRYRLAGADNRQLLLAAGTVVAGLRDARRSVVEAQQVADAASHLPWAPGFVRLHDVGVRGLLALLRGDARIETFVERELGPLLERGDDLVGVLRAYLDAGRNKSAAASALHLSRPAFYDRLTRLGQVLGVDLDDVETCLALHVALLARDTA
- a CDS encoding cytochrome P450 — its product is MVSLTAPVSRWIGRRLLTRAASSGGVDLSRISVVPKAFKVPFQREGLDPRVRVGARRERPPVSRLMHVFGLNVWLVTGYPEARAVLADTTSYSNDIRPMVASAGSTPVHSIGGLGFTDPPVHTRLRGLLTPEFTKRRLARLQPRIEQIVHHQLDVAQEAGEVSDLVRAFAFPVPFQVICELLGVPLEEREEFRAMGAARFDLSQGGAGLFGAASKSREFLFQVVAEQRAEPGDGLIGALIRDHGDELEDVDLAGLADGVFLGGYETSASMLALGTLVLTQHPEALELARRGGAELDAVVEELLRYLGVVQTAFPRFARYDLELFGHEVRRGDVVLVSLSGANRDERLASGAVRFDPTREPGSHLAFGHGFHRCVGSELARMELRTAFRAIAERFPDVELACSPDDLTFRELSVVYGIESLPVRLRPAQPRSAVDAPSRQQL
- a CDS encoding pyridoxamine 5'-phosphate oxidase family protein, with amino-acid sequence MYETEAEIEALQRLLDASYGEATDHLRGIIGDDRRLTARDLVGLLTGMKVITVATVTARGEPRISALDGHFLHGTWSFGTSGTAAKARHMAARPAVSVAHVDGEQLAVFSHGRVERMQPADADWAPVLEHWTAHYGSSPLEWGDGPDDIAMYRYRPTWMVGYAADRSELLAARGVDG
- a CDS encoding gamma-aminobutyraldehyde dehydrogenase gives rise to the protein MSQPSTVTPRRLRNFVGGEHVDPDARTSLELVNPATGQVVAEAPVSSEQDVDRAYRAAAQAFETWGQTTPSERQQALLKIADAIEARADELIALESENTGKPRALTASEEIPPMVDQIRFFAGAARVLEGRSAGEYLKGHTSWVRREPIGVIGQVTPWNYPMMMAVWKFAPALAAGNTVVLKPSDTTPETTLLMAEIAAEFLPPGVLNVITGNRDTGRALVEHEIPAMVSITGSVRAGMEVAGSAARDVKRVHLELGGKAPVVVFDDADLEAAAEAIAVAGYFNAGQDCTAATRVLAAPGIHDDFVAALAEQARAAKVGLPDDEDALLGPVNNVHQLGRVAGFVDRLPDHARIAAGGARVEGLGDGFFYQPTVLDGLRQDDEAIQNEIFGPVITVQQFSDEAQAVAWANGVNYGLASSVWTKDFGKAMRMSKALDFGCVWINTHIPLVAEMPHGGFKHSGYGKDLSMYGFEDYTRLKHVMANLDS
- a CDS encoding Lrp/AsnC family transcriptional regulator, producing MTSRAGNGSALDEVSKRIIEQLQEDGRRPYAAIGKAVGLSEAAVRQRVQRLLDAGVMQIVAVTDPLQVGFSRQAMIGIRAEGDLTAVADQLADMPEVDYVVVTAGSFDLLVEAVCENDDALLDLISTRIRTTPGVRTTETFVYLKLRKQLYNWGTR